Proteins from one Drosophila gunungcola strain Sukarami chromosome 3R, Dgunungcola_SK_2, whole genome shotgun sequence genomic window:
- the LOC128266110 gene encoding uncharacterized protein LOC128266110 isoform X1, translating into MAEQLGSDKMLQLCTIYACANGTLGLNLSRAPWDPYPWVSGVQAKSNAEMGGVRLGDTLLELNGADVLGLRISELASRLQDHWQSGAEVVTLMMWRQQANMAPNEDPAEASHAVQHGINQQSLQKFATCLQHISQLLECPVCLEVIKPPGWQCCNGHVLCNNCRSRSVKCPVCRVPLGPRGRCLLSDKLFTLLAESFPCDGGKANKVTAAQGHEKLSSSVNKCTNEYHNQPKMALAKTSSGKKCGKQISRQLTVSVDQSPNQNQNPNSNTNPSQMPKGAGVEANAQAQTPTEIRRKSQEAVLQRCTLIKVQHQETRTAEELGLGLGLSGEGHNNMLVKPKLKLSKKSWRITGPDQDGLRCDEVATINNVEQVRQQQQQQQQQQQHLQQQQQQQEKEQYQNYHCPTGKSCSLSHSHSQAVANKLSTESAGADLGGASLSAGSHKQAPASGVNQALDAGSIGRREWQLLRHLSAEHRLAVVQIYGTFGERFHVRPQLPQEGVACLRLSGPESFTSGHVTVHTFFLAVIAISGGGGGGGGDEHAIFLWHQDLPHGPTFETVIETQCGRILWQGPVQSLRRSWPEIRASGQFLTCRSLAANFEVTINSR; encoded by the exons ATGGCAGAACAGCTGGGTTCTG ATAAGATGCTCCAGCTGTGCACCATCTACGCCTGCGCGAATGGCACCTTGGGCCTGAATTTGAGTCGTGCCCCCTGGGACCCGTATCCGTGGGTCAGCGGGGTGCAGGCGAAGTCGAATGCGGAAATGGGCGGCGTCCGGTTGGGGGACACTCTGCTCGAGCTTAACGGAGCCGATGTCCTTGGGCTGAGGATCAGTGAGCTGGCCAGCCGGCTGCAGGATCACTGGCAGAGCGGCGCTGAGGTCGTGACCCTGATGATGTGGCGCCAGCAAGCGAACATGGCCCCAAATGAGGATCCTGCGGAGGCATCGCACGCTGTG CAGCACGGAATTAATCAACAATCGCtgcaaaagtttgcaacaTGCCTGCAACATATTTCCCAATTACTGGAGTGTCCTGTGTGCCTTGAG GTCATCAAGCCACCTGGCTGGCAGTGCTGCAACGGACACGTGCTCTGCAATAATTGCCGCAGTCGCTCCGTAAAGTGTCCGGTGTGCCGGGTTCCTTTGGGGCCGAGGGGCCGCTGTCTGCTGTCGGACAAATTATTCACCCTGCTGGCGGAGAGCTTCCCCTGCGACGGCG GGAAAGCCAACAAGGTGACTGCGGCCCAGGGCCATGAAAAGCTGAGCAGCAGCGTCAACAAGTGCACAAATGAATATCATAATCAACCGAAAATGGCGCTGGCCAAGACGAGTTCCGGCAAGAAGTGCGGCAAGCAAATCTCCAGGCAACTGACAGTTTCGGTGGACCAAAgcccaaaccaaaaccaaaacccaaaCTCCAACACAAACCCAAGCCAAATGCCAAAGGGAGCTGGGGTCGAGGCGAATGCCCAGGCCCAGACTCCCACCGAAATCAGGAGGAAAAGTCAGGAGGCTGTCCTGCAACGCTGCACGCTGATAAAAGTGCAGCACCAGGAGACAAGGACTGCCGAGGAGCTAGGACTCGGACTGGGACTTTCGGGGGAGGGTCACAACAATATGCTCGTTAAACCAAAGTTAAAGTTGAGTAAGAAAAGTTGGCGGATTACAGGGCCAGATCAAGACGGATTGCGCTGCGATGAAGTTGCCACCATAAATAATGTCGAGCAGGtgaggcagcagcagcaacagcagcagcaacagcagcagcatctgcagcagcagcagcagcagcaggagaagGAGCAGTATCAAAATTATCATTGCCCCACTGGGAAATCATGCAGCctcagccacagccacagccaggCGGTGGCAAACAAATTGTCAACAGAGTCGGCAGGAGCGGATTTGGGCGGTGCATCCTTATCAGCGGGGAGCCATAAACAGGCGCCGGCATCCGGAGTGAATCAGGCGCTGGACGCGGGGTCAATAGGTCGGCGGGAGTGGCAGCTACTGCGCCACCTCAGCGCCGAGCACCGACTGGCGGTGGTGCAAATCTACGGCACGTTCGGCGAGCGCTTCCACGTGCGCCCCCAGCTGCCCCAGGAGGGCGTGGCCTGCCTGCGGCTCAGTGGACCGGAGTCCTTCACTTCTGGCCACGTCACAGTGCACACATTTTTCCTGGCTGTCATTGCGATcagcggtggcggtggcggtggcggtggcgacGAGCACGCCATCTTCCTGTGGCACCAGGACCTGCCACATGGACCCACTTTCGAGACTGTCATCGAGACACAATGCGGACGCATCCTGTGGCAAGGACCCGTCCAGTCGCTCCGTCGCAGCTGGCCGGAGATTAGGGCATCCGGCCAGTTCCTCACCTGCCGCAGCTTGGCTGCCAACTTCGAGGTGACCATCAACAGCAGGTAG
- the LOC128266110 gene encoding myb-like protein AA isoform X4 has protein sequence MALAKTSSGKKCGKQISRQLTVSVDQSPNQNQNPNSNTNPSQMPKGAGVEANAQAQTPTEIRRKSQEAVLQRCTLIKVQHQETRTAEELGLGLGLSGEGHNNMLVKPKLKLSKKSWRITGPDQDGLRCDEVATINNVEQVRQQQQQQQQQQQHLQQQQQQQEKEQYQNYHCPTGKSCSLSHSHSQAVANKLSTESAGADLGGASLSAGSHKQAPASGVNQALDAGSIGRREWQLLRHLSAEHRLAVVQIYGTFGERFHVRPQLPQEGVACLRLSGPESFTSGHVTVHTFFLAVIAISGGGGGGGGDEHAIFLWHQDLPHGPTFETVIETQCGRILWQGPVQSLRRSWPEIRASGQFLTCRSLAANFEVTINSR, from the coding sequence ATGGCGCTGGCCAAGACGAGTTCCGGCAAGAAGTGCGGCAAGCAAATCTCCAGGCAACTGACAGTTTCGGTGGACCAAAgcccaaaccaaaaccaaaacccaaaCTCCAACACAAACCCAAGCCAAATGCCAAAGGGAGCTGGGGTCGAGGCGAATGCCCAGGCCCAGACTCCCACCGAAATCAGGAGGAAAAGTCAGGAGGCTGTCCTGCAACGCTGCACGCTGATAAAAGTGCAGCACCAGGAGACAAGGACTGCCGAGGAGCTAGGACTCGGACTGGGACTTTCGGGGGAGGGTCACAACAATATGCTCGTTAAACCAAAGTTAAAGTTGAGTAAGAAAAGTTGGCGGATTACAGGGCCAGATCAAGACGGATTGCGCTGCGATGAAGTTGCCACCATAAATAATGTCGAGCAGGtgaggcagcagcagcaacagcagcagcaacagcagcagcatctgcagcagcagcagcagcagcaggagaagGAGCAGTATCAAAATTATCATTGCCCCACTGGGAAATCATGCAGCctcagccacagccacagccaggCGGTGGCAAACAAATTGTCAACAGAGTCGGCAGGAGCGGATTTGGGCGGTGCATCCTTATCAGCGGGGAGCCATAAACAGGCGCCGGCATCCGGAGTGAATCAGGCGCTGGACGCGGGGTCAATAGGTCGGCGGGAGTGGCAGCTACTGCGCCACCTCAGCGCCGAGCACCGACTGGCGGTGGTGCAAATCTACGGCACGTTCGGCGAGCGCTTCCACGTGCGCCCCCAGCTGCCCCAGGAGGGCGTGGCCTGCCTGCGGCTCAGTGGACCGGAGTCCTTCACTTCTGGCCACGTCACAGTGCACACATTTTTCCTGGCTGTCATTGCGATcagcggtggcggtggcggtggcggtggcgacGAGCACGCCATCTTCCTGTGGCACCAGGACCTGCCACATGGACCCACTTTCGAGACTGTCATCGAGACACAATGCGGACGCATCCTGTGGCAAGGACCCGTCCAGTCGCTCCGTCGCAGCTGGCCGGAGATTAGGGCATCCGGCCAGTTCCTCACCTGCCGCAGCTTGGCTGCCAACTTCGAGGTGACCATCAACAGCAGGTAG
- the LOC128266110 gene encoding uncharacterized protein LOC128266110 isoform X3 has protein sequence MLQLCTIYACANGTLGLNLSRAPWDPYPWVSGVQAKSNAEMGGVRLGDTLLELNGADVLGLRISELASRLQDHWQSGAEVVTLMMWRQQANMAPNEDPAEASHAVQHGINQQSLQKFATCLQHISQLLECPVCLEVIKPPGWQCCNGHVLCNNCRSRSVKCPVCRVPLGPRGRCLLSDKLFTLLAESFPCDGGKANKVTAAQGHEKLSSSVNKCTNEYHNQPKMALAKTSSGKKCGKQISRQLTVSVDQSPNQNQNPNSNTNPSQMPKGAGVEANAQAQTPTEIRRKSQEAVLQRCTLIKVQHQETRTAEELGLGLGLSGEGHNNMLVKPKLKLSKKSWRITGPDQDGLRCDEVATINNVEQVRQQQQQQQQQQQHLQQQQQQQEKEQYQNYHCPTGKSCSLSHSHSQAVANKLSTESAGADLGGASLSAGSHKQAPASGVNQALDAGSIGRREWQLLRHLSAEHRLAVVQIYGTFGERFHVRPQLPQEGVACLRLSGPESFTSGHVTVHTFFLAVIAISGGGGGGGGDEHAIFLWHQDLPHGPTFETVIETQCGRILWQGPVQSLRRSWPEIRASGQFLTCRSLAANFEVTINSR, from the exons ATGCTCCAGCTGTGCACCATCTACGCCTGCGCGAATGGCACCTTGGGCCTGAATTTGAGTCGTGCCCCCTGGGACCCGTATCCGTGGGTCAGCGGGGTGCAGGCGAAGTCGAATGCGGAAATGGGCGGCGTCCGGTTGGGGGACACTCTGCTCGAGCTTAACGGAGCCGATGTCCTTGGGCTGAGGATCAGTGAGCTGGCCAGCCGGCTGCAGGATCACTGGCAGAGCGGCGCTGAGGTCGTGACCCTGATGATGTGGCGCCAGCAAGCGAACATGGCCCCAAATGAGGATCCTGCGGAGGCATCGCACGCTGTG CAGCACGGAATTAATCAACAATCGCtgcaaaagtttgcaacaTGCCTGCAACATATTTCCCAATTACTGGAGTGTCCTGTGTGCCTTGAG GTCATCAAGCCACCTGGCTGGCAGTGCTGCAACGGACACGTGCTCTGCAATAATTGCCGCAGTCGCTCCGTAAAGTGTCCGGTGTGCCGGGTTCCTTTGGGGCCGAGGGGCCGCTGTCTGCTGTCGGACAAATTATTCACCCTGCTGGCGGAGAGCTTCCCCTGCGACGGCG GGAAAGCCAACAAGGTGACTGCGGCCCAGGGCCATGAAAAGCTGAGCAGCAGCGTCAACAAGTGCACAAATGAATATCATAATCAACCGAAAATGGCGCTGGCCAAGACGAGTTCCGGCAAGAAGTGCGGCAAGCAAATCTCCAGGCAACTGACAGTTTCGGTGGACCAAAgcccaaaccaaaaccaaaacccaaaCTCCAACACAAACCCAAGCCAAATGCCAAAGGGAGCTGGGGTCGAGGCGAATGCCCAGGCCCAGACTCCCACCGAAATCAGGAGGAAAAGTCAGGAGGCTGTCCTGCAACGCTGCACGCTGATAAAAGTGCAGCACCAGGAGACAAGGACTGCCGAGGAGCTAGGACTCGGACTGGGACTTTCGGGGGAGGGTCACAACAATATGCTCGTTAAACCAAAGTTAAAGTTGAGTAAGAAAAGTTGGCGGATTACAGGGCCAGATCAAGACGGATTGCGCTGCGATGAAGTTGCCACCATAAATAATGTCGAGCAGGtgaggcagcagcagcaacagcagcagcaacagcagcagcatctgcagcagcagcagcagcagcaggagaagGAGCAGTATCAAAATTATCATTGCCCCACTGGGAAATCATGCAGCctcagccacagccacagccaggCGGTGGCAAACAAATTGTCAACAGAGTCGGCAGGAGCGGATTTGGGCGGTGCATCCTTATCAGCGGGGAGCCATAAACAGGCGCCGGCATCCGGAGTGAATCAGGCGCTGGACGCGGGGTCAATAGGTCGGCGGGAGTGGCAGCTACTGCGCCACCTCAGCGCCGAGCACCGACTGGCGGTGGTGCAAATCTACGGCACGTTCGGCGAGCGCTTCCACGTGCGCCCCCAGCTGCCCCAGGAGGGCGTGGCCTGCCTGCGGCTCAGTGGACCGGAGTCCTTCACTTCTGGCCACGTCACAGTGCACACATTTTTCCTGGCTGTCATTGCGATcagcggtggcggtggcggtggcggtggcgacGAGCACGCCATCTTCCTGTGGCACCAGGACCTGCCACATGGACCCACTTTCGAGACTGTCATCGAGACACAATGCGGACGCATCCTGTGGCAAGGACCCGTCCAGTCGCTCCGTCGCAGCTGGCCGGAGATTAGGGCATCCGGCCAGTTCCTCACCTGCCGCAGCTTGGCTGCCAACTTCGAGGTGACCATCAACAGCAGGTAG
- the LOC128266110 gene encoding uncharacterized protein LOC128266110 isoform X2: MAEQLGSDKMLQLCTIYACANGTLGLNLSRAPWDPYPWVSGVQAKSNAEMGGVRLGDTLLELNGADVLGLRISELASRLQDHWQSGAEVVTLMMWRQQANMAPNEDPAEASHAVHGINQQSLQKFATCLQHISQLLECPVCLEVIKPPGWQCCNGHVLCNNCRSRSVKCPVCRVPLGPRGRCLLSDKLFTLLAESFPCDGGKANKVTAAQGHEKLSSSVNKCTNEYHNQPKMALAKTSSGKKCGKQISRQLTVSVDQSPNQNQNPNSNTNPSQMPKGAGVEANAQAQTPTEIRRKSQEAVLQRCTLIKVQHQETRTAEELGLGLGLSGEGHNNMLVKPKLKLSKKSWRITGPDQDGLRCDEVATINNVEQVRQQQQQQQQQQQHLQQQQQQQEKEQYQNYHCPTGKSCSLSHSHSQAVANKLSTESAGADLGGASLSAGSHKQAPASGVNQALDAGSIGRREWQLLRHLSAEHRLAVVQIYGTFGERFHVRPQLPQEGVACLRLSGPESFTSGHVTVHTFFLAVIAISGGGGGGGGDEHAIFLWHQDLPHGPTFETVIETQCGRILWQGPVQSLRRSWPEIRASGQFLTCRSLAANFEVTINSR, encoded by the exons ATGGCAGAACAGCTGGGTTCTG ATAAGATGCTCCAGCTGTGCACCATCTACGCCTGCGCGAATGGCACCTTGGGCCTGAATTTGAGTCGTGCCCCCTGGGACCCGTATCCGTGGGTCAGCGGGGTGCAGGCGAAGTCGAATGCGGAAATGGGCGGCGTCCGGTTGGGGGACACTCTGCTCGAGCTTAACGGAGCCGATGTCCTTGGGCTGAGGATCAGTGAGCTGGCCAGCCGGCTGCAGGATCACTGGCAGAGCGGCGCTGAGGTCGTGACCCTGATGATGTGGCGCCAGCAAGCGAACATGGCCCCAAATGAGGATCCTGCGGAGGCATCGCACGCTGTG CACGGAATTAATCAACAATCGCtgcaaaagtttgcaacaTGCCTGCAACATATTTCCCAATTACTGGAGTGTCCTGTGTGCCTTGAG GTCATCAAGCCACCTGGCTGGCAGTGCTGCAACGGACACGTGCTCTGCAATAATTGCCGCAGTCGCTCCGTAAAGTGTCCGGTGTGCCGGGTTCCTTTGGGGCCGAGGGGCCGCTGTCTGCTGTCGGACAAATTATTCACCCTGCTGGCGGAGAGCTTCCCCTGCGACGGCG GGAAAGCCAACAAGGTGACTGCGGCCCAGGGCCATGAAAAGCTGAGCAGCAGCGTCAACAAGTGCACAAATGAATATCATAATCAACCGAAAATGGCGCTGGCCAAGACGAGTTCCGGCAAGAAGTGCGGCAAGCAAATCTCCAGGCAACTGACAGTTTCGGTGGACCAAAgcccaaaccaaaaccaaaacccaaaCTCCAACACAAACCCAAGCCAAATGCCAAAGGGAGCTGGGGTCGAGGCGAATGCCCAGGCCCAGACTCCCACCGAAATCAGGAGGAAAAGTCAGGAGGCTGTCCTGCAACGCTGCACGCTGATAAAAGTGCAGCACCAGGAGACAAGGACTGCCGAGGAGCTAGGACTCGGACTGGGACTTTCGGGGGAGGGTCACAACAATATGCTCGTTAAACCAAAGTTAAAGTTGAGTAAGAAAAGTTGGCGGATTACAGGGCCAGATCAAGACGGATTGCGCTGCGATGAAGTTGCCACCATAAATAATGTCGAGCAGGtgaggcagcagcagcaacagcagcagcaacagcagcagcatctgcagcagcagcagcagcagcaggagaagGAGCAGTATCAAAATTATCATTGCCCCACTGGGAAATCATGCAGCctcagccacagccacagccaggCGGTGGCAAACAAATTGTCAACAGAGTCGGCAGGAGCGGATTTGGGCGGTGCATCCTTATCAGCGGGGAGCCATAAACAGGCGCCGGCATCCGGAGTGAATCAGGCGCTGGACGCGGGGTCAATAGGTCGGCGGGAGTGGCAGCTACTGCGCCACCTCAGCGCCGAGCACCGACTGGCGGTGGTGCAAATCTACGGCACGTTCGGCGAGCGCTTCCACGTGCGCCCCCAGCTGCCCCAGGAGGGCGTGGCCTGCCTGCGGCTCAGTGGACCGGAGTCCTTCACTTCTGGCCACGTCACAGTGCACACATTTTTCCTGGCTGTCATTGCGATcagcggtggcggtggcggtggcggtggcgacGAGCACGCCATCTTCCTGTGGCACCAGGACCTGCCACATGGACCCACTTTCGAGACTGTCATCGAGACACAATGCGGACGCATCCTGTGGCAAGGACCCGTCCAGTCGCTCCGTCGCAGCTGGCCGGAGATTAGGGCATCCGGCCAGTTCCTCACCTGCCGCAGCTTGGCTGCCAACTTCGAGGTGACCATCAACAGCAGGTAG
- the LOC128256872 gene encoding uncharacterized protein LOC128256872 translates to MRKSGGGLHAPPTENGENGVSSSVRLLRIPRAAPAMENYGFQLTRSKWDPYPWVCEVAAGTPAALCGLKPGDCVLEVNGLDVLGLRVAEIAKMVKSQKDGVTILCWNSECEKDCDINSICCAPMPTSLRRLSLVLESILRLVECPVCGVTISPPAMQCQNGHLLCVDCRIRSERCPVCRDFYTPRRALLAEQIFLTIANTFEMCRSEDKLRQKLFAGITRPVAGRQDRTSRVAGQDTWRKRRPVLPTNRFLTKLLEGCAYSMDNLSPSNAATLLRTSATDCHGVPAGTSPLTATPPERTATHARNDGMAGHPSLSPNDLQREGVKPNAEGGDEDEDEEEDENENENENEDENEESGTDSSLSSAASLQPPINESSGMQPLRIPPVTPSQDLPQQVVQTKPASLMYRCPCERPDPEDPSHSKDLHQDCCYKSAIRLL, encoded by the exons ATGAGGAAATCAGGGGGTGGACTCCATGCCCCGCCCACCGAAAACGGGGAGAATGGCGTCAGCTCCTCCGTCCGCCTGCTGAGGATCCCCCGGGCCGCCCCAGCGATGGAGAACTACGGATTCCAGCTGACCCGCAGCAAGTGGGACCCCTATCCCTGG GTATGCGAAGTTGCCGCCGGCACACCTGCCGCACTTTGTGGCCTAAAACCCGGCGACTGCGTTCTGGAG GTAAATGGCCTAGATGTTTTAGGCTTGCGAGTTGCCGAAATCGCCAAAATGGTCAAAAGCCAAAAGGATGGCGTCACAATTCTCTGCTGGAACAGTGAGTGTGAAAAGGACTGTGATATTAAC AGCATCTGCTGTGCCCCCATGCCCACCAGCCTGCGTCGCCTGTCCCTCGTCCTGGAGAGCATCCTGCGCCTGGTCGAGTGTCCTGTTTGCGGGGTGACCATCTCTCCGCCGGCGATGCAGTGCCAAAATGGACACCTGCTCTGCGTGGACTGCCGCATCCGCTCGGAGCGTTGTCCTGTCTGCCGGGATTTCTACACGCCCCGACGGGCTCTTCTGGCGGAGCAGATTTTCCTGACCATCGCCAACACCTTCGAGATGTGCCGCTCGGAGGATAAGCTGCGGCAGAAGCTCTTTGCCGGGATAACACGGCCAGTCGCCGGGAGACAGGACCGGACGAGCAGGGTTGCCGGACAGGACACCTGGCGAAAGCGCAGACCAGTGCTGCCGACAAACAGGTTCCTAACCAAGTTGCTGGAGGGCTGCGCCTACTCGATGGACAACCTCTCCCCCTCGAATGCGGCCACCCTGCTGCGAACCAGTGCCACGGACTGCCATGGAGTCCCGGCCGGGACATCGCCGCTgacagccacgccccccgAGAGGACAGCAACGCATGCCAGGAATGACGGGATGGCGGGGCATCCTTCACTCTCGCCGAATGATTTACAGCGGGAAGGAGTTAAGCCGAATGCCGAGGGCGGTgatgaggacgaggacgaggaggaggacgagaaCGAGAACGAGAACGAGAACGAGGACGAGAACGAGGAATCTGGAACGGACAGCAGCCTCAGCTCCGCCGCATCCTTGCAACCACCCATCAATGAATCTTCTGGGATGCAACCATTGCGCATACCTCCTGTCACTCCGAGCCAAGATTTGCCTCAGCAGGTTGTCCAAACTAAGCCAGCCTCGCTGATGTACCGCTGTCCCTGCGAGCGGCCGGATCCGGAGGATCCTTCGCATTCAAAGGACCTGCATCAGGACTGCTGCTACAAATCCGCCATCCGTTTGCTTTGA